Proteins found in one Planctomycetes bacterium MalM25 genomic segment:
- a CDS encoding Xylose isomerase-like TIM barrel, which translates to MFVTAATECFPELGTDAVLEQLIDLGFTSVELALHESAPNAWVRPSEVLADLEGAIAKCGDTKRMDIAALSVEIEAEGDAYYEQFEAICKLAKATKVVTLIVPSSPLGTPFNEEIERLKKLVAFAALEGAVVALRTEIDCMTQDVDTAVVFCQHVKGLGLAFDPSCYLTGPHQGKPIDKLLPHVRHVHLRDSTKDEFQVRVGQGEIDYGKLVTQLGRSKYRRALAVAMTPIEGLEHPPEVRKLRLLLDSLL; encoded by the coding sequence GTGTTTGTCACCGCCGCCACGGAGTGCTTTCCCGAGCTGGGGACCGATGCGGTCCTCGAACAGCTGATCGACCTGGGCTTTACGTCCGTCGAGCTGGCGCTGCACGAGTCGGCGCCCAACGCCTGGGTGCGGCCCTCGGAGGTTCTGGCGGACCTGGAGGGGGCGATCGCCAAGTGCGGCGACACCAAGCGGATGGACATCGCCGCCTTGAGCGTCGAGATCGAGGCCGAAGGGGACGCCTACTACGAGCAATTCGAGGCGATCTGCAAGCTCGCGAAGGCGACGAAGGTCGTCACGCTGATCGTGCCCAGCTCGCCCCTCGGGACGCCGTTCAACGAGGAAATCGAGCGGCTGAAGAAGCTGGTCGCTTTTGCGGCGCTGGAGGGCGCCGTGGTGGCCCTGCGGACCGAGATCGACTGCATGACGCAGGACGTCGATACGGCGGTGGTCTTCTGCCAGCACGTGAAGGGTCTCGGCCTCGCCTTCGACCCGAGCTGCTACCTGACCGGTCCGCACCAGGGCAAGCCGATCGATAAGCTGCTGCCGCACGTCCGCCACGTCCACTTGCGTGACAGCACGAAGGACGAATTCCAGGTCCGCGTCGGCCAGGGTGAGATCGATTACGGCAAGCTGGTCACCCAGCTGGGCCGCAGCAAGTACCGCCGGGCCCTGGCGGTCGCGATGACCCCGATCGAGGGTCTGGAGCACCCGCCCGAGGTGCGGAAACTGCGGCTGCTGCTCGACAGCCTGTTGTGA